From the genome of Sulfurirhabdus autotrophica, one region includes:
- a CDS encoding lysophospholipid acyltransferase family protein, giving the protein MNRNNRFTFYYRVSRLVLHVLYGMAIAGVIFPWLSQKTRNRITRYWSNSLLGILNVHIHLQGVVPDLSSRNVMFVANHVSWLDIHLLNAVRPARFVAKSEVRGWPVIGWLAQKAGTLFIERAKRHDTARVNHAVSAALNNGDCIVVFPEGTTSSGKIMRPFHASLLQPAVPSQSAIWPIALRYVHPDGSINTAPAYADEITLKDSMVQVLSQPVIHAEMMYLETISAHGKTRKELAKAAEQVISSALNLVVPGKGSEKPDDLPAAQQKVPLPTGSHCPAP; this is encoded by the coding sequence TTGAACCGAAACAACCGTTTTACCTTTTATTACCGTGTCAGTCGCCTTGTGTTGCATGTGCTTTATGGCATGGCAATTGCGGGGGTCATTTTTCCGTGGTTGTCACAAAAAACACGCAACAGGATTACGCGGTATTGGTCGAATAGTTTGCTGGGTATTTTGAATGTGCACATTCACCTGCAAGGGGTGGTGCCGGATTTATCTTCCCGTAATGTGATGTTTGTGGCAAACCATGTTTCCTGGCTGGATATTCATTTGCTGAATGCAGTGCGCCCAGCCCGTTTTGTGGCGAAATCCGAGGTGCGAGGCTGGCCTGTTATTGGCTGGCTGGCACAAAAGGCGGGTACGCTTTTTATTGAACGCGCCAAGCGCCACGACACGGCACGTGTTAATCATGCTGTGTCGGCAGCGTTAAACAATGGGGATTGCATTGTTGTTTTTCCGGAAGGGACAACTTCCAGTGGCAAAATAATGCGGCCATTTCATGCTTCGTTGCTTCAACCGGCGGTGCCCAGCCAGAGCGCTATCTGGCCGATAGCTCTGCGCTATGTGCATCCGGATGGTTCCATTAACACGGCCCCGGCGTATGCAGATGAAATCACATTGAAGGATTCGATGGTGCAGGTGTTAAGTCAGCCGGTTATTCATGCGGAGATGATGTATCTTGAGACTATTTCAGCCCATGGTAAAACCCGGAAAGAACTGGCAAAGGCTGCCGAGCAGGTTATTTCCAGCGCTTTGAACCTGGTAGTCCCTGGCAAGGGATCTGAAAAA